One genomic region from Leptolyngbyaceae cyanobacterium JSC-12 encodes:
- a CDS encoding hypothetical protein (IMG reference gene:2510097591), giving the protein MCLERIQTDWRRRQAEVLYQFVYVRAFGCFVMTNQTLVHPIEIIQARISMVQDAVYLNRGVKVAGALLVIATILLVQSPGVLAQYTPPRRESPTRRQRSLVEKPQELAQQPSINYLVDG; this is encoded by the coding sequence ATGTGTCTTGAGCGAATTCAGACTGACTGGCGAAGAAGGCAGGCAGAGGTGCTCTACCAGTTCGTTTATGTTCGTGCATTCGGTTGTTTCGTTATGACTAATCAAACGTTAGTGCATCCGATCGAAATTATTCAGGCGAGGATTTCGATGGTTCAGGATGCAGTTTATCTCAATAGAGGTGTAAAAGTAGCTGGCGCTCTACTAGTGATTGCAACCATTCTTCTGGTTCAATCTCCAGGGGTGCTGGCACAATACACCCCCCCGCGTAGGGAATCCCCAACTCGTCGGCAACGATCGCTGGTTGAAAAACCTCAAGAACTGGCACAACAGCCGTCAATCAACTACTTAGTTGACGGCTGA
- a CDS encoding membrane protein implicated in regulation of membrane protease activity (IMG reference gene:2510097595~PFAM: NfeD-like) yields MTVQSPLKTVYSLFFAGVEDAESGRSRQTADSSFYGKGIVSETIAPHQTGRVRFQGSWWSALCEQEVTLPPGKMVQVIGRQNITLLVQPL; encoded by the coding sequence ATGACAGTGCAAAGCCCCCTCAAAACAGTTTACTCCTTATTCTTTGCTGGCGTAGAAGATGCTGAATCGGGTCGCTCTCGCCAAACTGCAGATTCTAGTTTTTACGGTAAAGGAATCGTTTCGGAAACAATCGCGCCTCATCAAACTGGACGGGTTCGGTTTCAGGGTTCCTGGTGGTCTGCTTTGTGTGAACAGGAAGTAACGTTGCCCCCCGGAAAAATGGTTCAGGTGATTGGCAGACAGAACATTACCCTGCTCGTTCAACCGCTCTAA
- a CDS encoding response regulator containing a CheY-like receiver domain and an HTH DNA-binding domain (IMG reference gene:2510097594~PFAM: Bacterial regulatory proteins, luxR family) has translation MLSQLQQIKPQLQSSLTFVQGVLEGLTDGILILSEQGDWIYHNYYAHCICQKLNQGEPALHQVPDVIWRNCQALIDSRDLYSDQPIVIESEVTLSPSDIYRIRVRWLVLEDSQRPYLVVLLEDRCQSLQNQAIAETILYDLTPRQAEVWLLYRAGFKYQQIAAELYITQNTVKRHLKDIRIKQKMALASDYEPTYAV, from the coding sequence ATGCTGAGCCAATTACAACAAATTAAACCGCAACTTCAATCTAGCCTAACGTTTGTTCAAGGTGTGCTTGAAGGTTTAACGGATGGCATTCTAATTCTGTCTGAACAGGGCGACTGGATTTACCACAACTACTACGCTCACTGCATCTGCCAAAAACTCAATCAGGGTGAACCCGCTCTACATCAGGTGCCCGATGTGATCTGGCGCAACTGTCAGGCATTGATTGATAGCCGCGATCTTTATTCTGACCAACCCATTGTGATTGAGTCAGAAGTTACACTCAGTCCTTCTGATATTTATCGCATTCGGGTTCGCTGGTTGGTGTTAGAAGATTCTCAACGCCCTTATCTGGTTGTGTTGCTGGAAGACCGTTGCCAGTCATTACAAAACCAGGCAATCGCTGAAACGATTTTGTACGATCTAACCCCCCGGCAAGCCGAAGTCTGGCTGCTGTATCGTGCAGGTTTCAAGTATCAGCAAATTGCTGCTGAGTTATACATCACACAAAATACAGTCAAGCGTCATCTGAAAGATATTCGCATCAAGCAGAAAATGGCACTGGCTTCTGACTACGAACCGACCTACGCTGTATGA
- a CDS encoding putative transmembrane sensor domain protein (IMG reference gene:2510097592~PFAM: CHASE2 domain): MQRPTWNQVKTTLSTWRVWGLPGAIVIGLVVAARLTGSLQGLELLTFDTFLRLRPPEPEDDRVVLVGFNRTDIQKVGYPIPEQELVRLVNMLQTYQPAVIGLHISPNQVAELDNAKLFTNLKQYKNLVISELILSAADQTLAPPKFPKDQVGFIDIIQDTDDHIRRLVLGAANPINLDEYKYSLTIRLVEKYLVSRDQELKLGNGTRDVFAMQFGSTELPRLLPDSGAYVGADTGGPQILLNPRNGKNPFRLVSLDEIKTGKFDPNWFRDRIVIIGIHDPIIRPVISTAASVDINSFQIQAHAVSQIVSAVLDKRPLIDTWNNEWEYLWIVSWGIVAIILGRSSLSPKTKLVSVGIGQAGLLGIGYFTLATGWWIPIFPVTLVWLINGIGYTVFHKYDWVLRSRLKENQRLAEERQRAIEETFNVIHNGPLQTLSNVLRQLRDSNISSEKLITILENLNIEIRGIGEHLKQESLTQENSLYLGDGIKINLNLPLHELFYEVYSYTLDRTEFPRFETLRIACDFDPIEESSLNIEHRQNLCRFLEEALCNVGKHAEEASHLTVLGLSDNGWYTLQVIDDGLGIRSLREGEGTKQARKLAAQLKGTFKREAVSPKGTLCELTFPLTKLLRR, translated from the coding sequence ATGCAACGCCCCACTTGGAATCAGGTCAAAACGACTCTCTCAACTTGGCGAGTCTGGGGATTGCCAGGAGCGATCGTCATTGGTTTAGTTGTCGCTGCTCGCCTGACAGGTTCTTTACAAGGACTGGAACTGCTAACTTTTGATACTTTTCTACGTCTTCGTCCACCAGAACCAGAAGACGATCGCGTTGTGCTAGTGGGATTTAACAGAACGGATATTCAGAAAGTTGGTTATCCCATTCCAGAGCAAGAATTGGTTCGTTTAGTTAACATGTTGCAAACCTATCAACCAGCAGTAATTGGTCTTCATATTTCTCCTAATCAAGTTGCAGAATTAGATAACGCTAAACTATTTACTAACTTGAAGCAATACAAGAATCTAGTAATTTCTGAACTTATTCTTTCTGCAGCTGATCAAACATTAGCCCCTCCAAAATTTCCAAAAGATCAGGTTGGTTTTATTGATATTATTCAAGATACGGATGATCATATTAGAAGACTCGTTCTTGGAGCTGCAAATCCAATTAATCTGGATGAATACAAATACTCCTTAACGATTAGATTGGTAGAAAAATACTTAGTATCTCGTGACCAAGAACTCAAGCTAGGAAATGGGACTCGAGATGTTTTCGCTATGCAGTTTGGCTCAACAGAACTGCCTAGATTGCTTCCAGATTCTGGTGCCTATGTTGGAGCAGACACCGGAGGACCACAAATTTTACTCAATCCTCGCAACGGCAAGAACCCCTTTCGGCTCGTTTCTTTAGATGAAATTAAAACAGGAAAATTTGATCCGAACTGGTTTCGCGATCGCATTGTTATTATTGGGATTCATGATCCTATTATTCGTCCGGTTATTTCAACGGCTGCATCTGTTGACATTAACTCCTTCCAGATTCAAGCTCATGCTGTCAGTCAAATTGTAAGTGCCGTATTGGATAAACGACCTCTGATTGATACATGGAATAATGAATGGGAATATTTATGGATTGTGAGTTGGGGGATTGTTGCCATCATTTTAGGACGTAGCAGTTTATCTCCTAAAACCAAGTTAGTTAGTGTAGGAATTGGTCAAGCTGGACTGCTTGGAATCGGCTACTTCACTTTAGCGACTGGATGGTGGATTCCGATTTTCCCTGTTACTCTAGTTTGGTTAATCAATGGAATTGGCTATACAGTTTTTCATAAATATGATTGGGTTTTAAGATCTCGGCTGAAAGAAAATCAGCGGTTGGCTGAAGAACGACAACGGGCGATCGAGGAAACTTTCAATGTTATTCACAACGGTCCATTACAAACCTTATCCAACGTTTTGAGACAACTTCGAGATAGCAACATAAGCTCAGAGAAATTAATAACAATTCTTGAAAACCTTAATATCGAAATTCGAGGAATTGGAGAGCATCTCAAGCAAGAATCATTAACTCAGGAGAATAGTCTTTATCTGGGAGATGGAATTAAAATCAACCTTAATCTTCCCTTACATGAATTGTTCTATGAAGTCTATAGCTATACTCTTGATCGCACAGAATTTCCCAGATTTGAAACGCTTAGAATCGCTTGCGACTTTGACCCAATTGAGGAATCCTCATTAAACATTGAGCATCGGCAAAACCTTTGTCGTTTCCTGGAAGAAGCTCTGTGCAATGTTGGTAAACATGCCGAAGAAGCAAGCCATTTGACTGTTTTAGGACTATCTGACAATGGATGGTATACCTTACAAGTAATTGATGATGGACTTGGTATCCGTTCTTTACGGGAAGGAGAGGGGACAAAACAGGCTCGGAAACTAGCAGCGCAACTAAAAGGCACGTTTAAAAGAGAAGCCGTTTCTCCGAAAGGAACCCTCTGTGAATTAACTTTTCCGCTCACTAAATTGCTACGCAGATGA
- a CDS encoding cobaltochelatase CobN subunit (IMG reference gene:2510097589~PFAM: Domain of unknown function (DUF3479); CobN/Magnesium Chelatase~TIGRFAM: magnesium chelatase, H subunit), whose product MKRIVLIAGFESFNASLYRQAADLARSRCPELEVLSFSDRDLSANSAAIEAALQTADVFFASLIFDYDQVVWLRDRVQHIPIRLVFESALELMSLTQLGKFAIGDKPKGMPKPVQFILSKFSNAREEDKLAGYISFLKTGPKLLKYIPIGKVQDLRNWLIIYGYWNAGGTENVAALFWTLAEKYLGLTIGDIPPPLETPNMGLLHPDYHGYFESPQVYLDWYARQKLGVRSQELEDRNRDEEGRGSGEGEEVKELGSQGVEANLMPSLHYSLPSPFSPSPPYVGILLYRKHVITKQPYIPQLIRAFEQAGLIPVPIFINGVEGHVAVRDWMTTEYEQQQRAKGINETPSLSNEAVRVDAIVSTIGFPLVGGPAGSMEAGRQVEVAKRILCAKNVPYIVAAPLLIQDIHSWTRQGIGGLQSVVLYALPELDGAIDPIPLGGLVGDTIYLIPDRVQRLINRLKAWITLRQTPPSDRKLAIILYGFPPGYGSTGTAALLNVPQSLLKFLQALKAEGYTISDFPNDGEELIHWVKQADELASLQFPSSPSPSPSSSLTIPVRTLEKWLGYLRTSWIERCWKSLTNTGIKTLEDQFLLGGVRLGNIWIGVQPPLGIAGDPMRLMFERDLTPHPQYAAFYKWLQEDFQAHAVVHFGMHGTVEWLPGSPLGNTGYSWSDILLGNLPNLYVYAANNPSESILAKRRGYGVLISHNVPPYGRAGLYKELMHLRDLIAEYREDPEKNYALKSAICQKIVDSGLDADCPFAESKRLGIEFTPENANLFSAEAFHRYLVKLYEYLQVLENRLFSSGLHILGQPPTPDQLEAYLKAYVGDALPDETIRAIAHNVSPLPPISSPAFTEALQIRDLLTQNTDELTNLLRGLNGEYIPPAPGGDLLRDGIGVLPTGRNIHALDPYRMPSPAAYERGREIAHKLIEQHLQEHHTYPETIAIMLWGLDVIKTKGESLGILLELVGATPVKEGTGRIVRYELVPLEQVGHPRIDVLANLSGIFRDSFVNVIELLDDLFHRAATADEPEDQNFIRKHALALKTQGIENVSARLFSNPAGDYGSLVNDQVVASNWESGEELAQTWQGRNAFSYGRQDKGQARPEVLQTLLKTTNRIVQEIDSVEYGLTDIQEYYANTGGLKKAAEQQQGKKVAASFVESFSKDTTPRKLEDLLRMEYRTKLLNPKWAEAMVAQGSGGAYEVSQRMTALIGWGGTADFQESWVYDQAADTYALDAEMAEKLRKANPEAFRNIVGRMLEAHGRGFWHADPGKLEQLRQLYDLTDEELEGVAI is encoded by the coding sequence ATGAAACGGATTGTGCTAATTGCTGGATTTGAATCGTTTAATGCAAGCCTGTATCGACAGGCGGCAGACCTTGCGCGCTCACGCTGTCCAGAGTTGGAAGTATTGAGCTTCAGCGATCGTGACCTGAGTGCAAACTCTGCTGCCATTGAAGCCGCGCTCCAAACTGCCGATGTGTTTTTCGCCAGCTTGATCTTTGATTATGACCAAGTGGTGTGGCTACGCGATCGCGTTCAGCACATTCCCATCCGCCTCGTATTCGAGTCCGCACTGGAACTAATGAGTCTGACGCAACTGGGCAAATTTGCGATCGGCGATAAACCGAAGGGAATGCCCAAACCTGTCCAATTTATCCTCAGCAAGTTTAGCAACGCCCGTGAAGAGGACAAACTTGCAGGCTATATCAGCTTCCTCAAAACCGGGCCCAAACTGCTGAAATACATTCCCATCGGCAAAGTTCAAGACCTGCGGAACTGGCTGATCATCTACGGCTACTGGAATGCAGGCGGCACCGAAAACGTTGCAGCCCTCTTTTGGACGCTGGCAGAGAAATATTTAGGACTCACTATTGGTGACATTCCTCCTCCGTTAGAAACGCCCAATATGGGACTGCTGCACCCTGATTACCACGGCTACTTTGAATCGCCACAGGTGTATTTGGACTGGTATGCAAGGCAGAAGCTAGGAGTCAGGAGTCAGGAGTTAGAAGATAGAAATAGAGATGAAGAAGGTAGGGGAAGTGGGGAAGGTGAAGAAGTCAAGGAGCTAGGAAGCCAGGGAGTAGAAGCAAACCTAATGCCATCCCTGCATTACTCTCTTCCCTCACCCTTTTCCCCATCTCCTCCTTATGTTGGCATCTTGCTTTACCGCAAGCATGTGATCACTAAGCAACCCTATATTCCACAACTGATTCGGGCATTTGAGCAGGCGGGACTGATTCCAGTGCCAATTTTTATCAATGGGGTGGAAGGTCATGTGGCAGTGCGGGATTGGATGACAACGGAGTATGAGCAACAGCAACGTGCTAAGGGAATAAATGAAACGCCTTCTCTGTCCAATGAAGCAGTGCGAGTGGATGCCATTGTTTCCACGATTGGGTTTCCTTTAGTGGGTGGTCCGGCGGGGTCAATGGAAGCAGGACGACAGGTGGAAGTGGCAAAGCGCATTCTCTGCGCTAAGAATGTGCCCTACATCGTAGCGGCTCCCTTGCTGATTCAGGATATTCATTCCTGGACGCGGCAGGGCATCGGCGGATTACAAAGTGTGGTGCTATATGCTTTACCTGAACTGGATGGCGCGATCGATCCCATTCCACTGGGCGGCTTAGTCGGCGATACCATTTATCTGATTCCCGATCGCGTCCAGCGATTGATAAACCGCCTCAAAGCCTGGATCACCCTGCGCCAGACTCCACCCAGCGATCGCAAACTGGCGATTATTCTCTACGGCTTTCCTCCTGGATATGGGTCTACTGGAACCGCCGCCCTGCTCAACGTCCCTCAATCCCTGCTGAAATTTCTCCAGGCGCTAAAGGCTGAAGGCTACACCATTAGCGACTTTCCTAACGATGGCGAAGAGTTAATCCACTGGGTAAAACAAGCCGATGAACTTGCCAGCCTGCAATTCCCCTCCTCACCGTCCCCATCTCCCTCCTCTTCCCTCACCATCCCCGTTCGCACTCTGGAAAAATGGCTTGGGTATCTCCGCACCTCCTGGATCGAGCGCTGCTGGAAATCCCTCACCAACACAGGTATCAAAACGCTCGAAGATCAATTTTTGCTAGGCGGCGTTCGACTGGGCAATATCTGGATTGGTGTACAACCGCCCCTTGGCATTGCAGGTGACCCGATGCGCCTGATGTTTGAACGCGACCTCACGCCTCACCCCCAATACGCTGCCTTTTATAAATGGCTTCAGGAAGATTTTCAGGCTCATGCTGTGGTTCACTTTGGTATGCACGGCACTGTAGAATGGCTGCCTGGTTCGCCCCTGGGCAATACAGGTTATTCCTGGTCAGATATTTTGCTGGGCAACCTGCCCAATCTCTATGTTTATGCAGCCAATAATCCCTCCGAATCAATTCTGGCGAAACGGCGTGGATATGGTGTGTTGATTTCTCATAATGTTCCGCCTTACGGTCGTGCTGGGCTTTATAAGGAACTGATGCATCTGCGCGATTTAATTGCCGAGTATCGAGAAGATCCAGAAAAGAATTACGCCCTCAAATCTGCCATTTGCCAGAAAATTGTCGATTCTGGCTTAGATGCGGATTGTCCGTTTGCTGAGTCGAAGCGGCTTGGTATTGAGTTTACGCCAGAGAACGCTAACTTATTTAGTGCTGAAGCTTTTCATCGCTATCTGGTGAAGCTTTACGAATATTTGCAAGTGTTGGAAAATCGCCTATTCTCCTCTGGGCTACACATTCTCGGACAACCTCCCACACCTGATCAACTTGAAGCCTATCTCAAAGCCTATGTTGGCGATGCATTGCCGGATGAGACAATCCGGGCGATCGCCCACAATGTCTCCCCACTTCCCCCAATTTCCTCCCCTGCCTTCACAGAAGCCCTGCAAATCCGTGACTTGCTGACTCAAAATACCGACGAACTCACCAACCTCCTGCGCGGGCTTAACGGCGAATATATTCCTCCCGCTCCTGGGGGGGATCTCCTGCGGGATGGTATTGGCGTATTGCCTACCGGACGCAACATCCATGCTCTTGACCCTTACCGGATGCCATCTCCTGCCGCCTACGAACGAGGTCGAGAAATTGCCCACAAATTAATTGAGCAACACCTGCAAGAACACCATACCTACCCTGAAACCATCGCTATTATGTTGTGGGGCTTGGACGTGATCAAAACCAAAGGTGAATCACTAGGCATTTTGCTAGAACTCGTAGGCGCGACACCTGTGAAAGAAGGCACTGGGCGAATTGTGCGCTATGAGTTAGTGCCCTTAGAGCAAGTCGGGCATCCCCGCATTGATGTGTTGGCAAATCTGTCCGGCATTTTTCGAGATAGTTTTGTCAACGTGATTGAGCTATTAGATGATTTATTTCATCGGGCGGCAACAGCCGATGAACCAGAAGACCAAAACTTTATTCGCAAACACGCTCTAGCACTCAAAACACAAGGTATTGAAAACGTCTCTGCTCGCCTGTTTTCTAATCCTGCAGGAGATTATGGCTCACTCGTGAATGATCAAGTTGTTGCCTCAAACTGGGAATCGGGAGAGGAACTGGCGCAAACCTGGCAAGGACGTAATGCCTTTAGCTATGGCAGACAAGACAAGGGACAGGCTCGCCCAGAGGTGTTGCAAACCCTCTTAAAAACCACGAATCGGATTGTGCAGGAAATTGACTCGGTCGAGTATGGACTGACGGATATTCAGGAGTATTACGCCAACACTGGCGGGTTAAAGAAAGCAGCCGAGCAACAACAAGGCAAAAAAGTGGCTGCCAGCTTTGTGGAAAGCTTTTCCAAAGACACCACACCTCGCAAGTTAGAAGACTTGCTGCGAATGGAATACCGCACGAAACTACTGAATCCCAAATGGGCAGAGGCAATGGTCGCACAGGGTTCGGGCGGTGCATACGAAGTATCGCAACGGATGACAGCATTGATTGGCTGGGGTGGCACCGCTGACTTTCAAGAATCCTGGGTATATGACCAGGCAGCAGATACTTATGCGTTGGATGCTGAAATGGCAGAAAAACTCCGCAAAGCCAATCCGGAGGCCTTTCGCAATATCGTTGGCAGAATGCTGGAAGCTCATGGCCGCGGTTTCTGGCACGCTGACCCAGGTAAACTTGAGCAATTAAGACAACTCTATGACTTAACTGATGAAGAACTAGAAGGTGTGGCTATTTAG
- a CDS encoding response regulator containing a CheY-like receiver domain and an HTH DNA-binding domain (IMG reference gene:2510097593~PFAM: Response regulator receiver domain), with translation MSESDTLKILVVDDHEVVLGGTIDLLKRQYPNAEILTAQTAAEARQRLKEQQTGLPDLVVLDLSLPETAGTPAQAEVGIRLLKALMQEYPTLNLTVQSTHVKALVRIKPEIDKHGGGFTVADKSLSSREMLNRVDWALNGITHTKDIRTRRTLEIKPDWLTVLRFAFYEGLQDRAIAERMNVSERTVRHYWTKIQDLLEVYPEEDRNDGRNIRIQTEIRAREEGLID, from the coding sequence ATGTCAGAGTCAGACACCCTCAAGATTTTAGTCGTGGATGATCATGAGGTCGTTCTAGGTGGAACGATTGATTTATTGAAGCGACAGTACCCAAATGCGGAAATTTTGACAGCGCAAACTGCAGCAGAAGCACGGCAGCGTTTAAAGGAGCAGCAAACAGGTTTGCCCGATCTGGTGGTGCTGGATTTATCCTTGCCAGAAACTGCTGGCACTCCAGCTCAGGCAGAAGTGGGAATTCGTTTGCTGAAAGCTCTGATGCAGGAGTATCCTACCCTCAACCTCACAGTTCAAAGTACACACGTTAAGGCACTTGTCCGGATTAAGCCTGAGATTGATAAGCATGGTGGCGGCTTTACCGTTGCCGATAAAAGTCTCTCTAGCAGGGAAATGCTGAATCGGGTTGATTGGGCACTGAATGGCATTACTCACACGAAAGACATTCGGACACGGCGCACTCTGGAGATCAAACCCGATTGGTTAACCGTGTTAAGATTTGCATTTTATGAAGGGCTGCAAGACCGGGCGATCGCGGAACGAATGAATGTGTCGGAGCGAACCGTGCGCCACTATTGGACGAAGATCCAGGATTTGCTAGAAGTGTATCCTGAAGAAGACAGGAATGACGGCAGGAATATTCGCATCCAAACCGAAATCCGTGCTAGAGAAGAAGGATTAATCGATTAA
- a CDS encoding hypothetical protein (IMG reference gene:2510097596), producing MAIITVATANDSGAGSLRDAIARAQSGDTIQFSSTLANQTITLTSGESVIPNDKDLIIDGSNASGLTISGNQQSRIFNVQSTFISQSFRQIQDILAGGLSTAGKLLENPFVATRPDVIANSVNTGFDPAMINALNLKNGFC from the coding sequence ATGGCAATTATTACTGTGGCAACCGCCAACGATAGCGGAGCTGGATCGTTGCGAGATGCGATCGCCCGTGCCCAATCTGGCGATACCATTCAGTTTTCATCCACCCTCGCGAACCAAACGATTACCTTAACCAGTGGCGAGTCAGTGATTCCTAATGATAAGGATTTGATTATTGATGGCAGTAATGCCTCTGGGTTAACAATCAGCGGCAATCAGCAATCCCGCATTTTCAATGTTCAATCAACATTTATCAGTCAGAGTTTTAGACAGATTCAGGATATTCTTGCAGGTGGCTTAAGCACGGCTGGCAAGTTGCTGGAAAATCCGTTTGTGGCAACCCGTCCTGATGTGATCGCCAACTCAGTCAACACTGGCTTCGATCCTGCAATGATCAATGCTCTAAACCTTAAAAACGGCTTCTGCTAG
- a CDS encoding glycosyltransferase (IMG reference gene:2510097588~PFAM: Glycosyl transferases group 1), whose translation MRIALFTETFLPKVDGIVTRLRHTIDHLQRLGDQVLVIAPDGGLKEHKGARVYGVSGFPLPLYPELKLALPRPAIGEELERFNPDLIHVVNPAVLGLAGLFYSKTLNIPLVASYHTHLPEYLQHYGLGMLEGLLWELLKAGHNQAELNLCTSTAMVKALTEHGIERVDLWQRGVDTEMFQPHLANQEMRSRLTQGNPDSPLLLYVGRLSAEKEIERIKPVLESIPNARLALVGDGPNRQNLENHFAGTPTHFVGYLQGLELGAAFASADAFVFPSRTETLGLVLLEAMAAGCPVIAARSGGIPDIVEDGVNGFLFDPIDENGAIAATQRLFANPNERETLRRNARREAERWSWSAATQQLRNYYRAVLDSRIMPAAA comes from the coding sequence ATGCGTATTGCCCTGTTTACAGAAACTTTTTTGCCAAAAGTTGATGGAATTGTTACTCGTTTGAGGCACACGATCGACCATTTGCAGCGGTTGGGTGATCAAGTGTTGGTGATTGCGCCAGATGGTGGGTTAAAAGAGCACAAGGGCGCTAGAGTCTATGGTGTCTCTGGCTTCCCGTTGCCACTATATCCGGAGTTAAAGCTGGCGCTGCCTCGACCGGCAATTGGGGAGGAACTGGAAAGATTCAACCCAGATTTGATTCATGTGGTGAATCCCGCAGTGTTGGGTCTTGCGGGATTGTTCTACAGCAAAACACTGAACATCCCACTAGTTGCGTCATACCACACCCATTTACCAGAGTACTTGCAGCACTATGGTTTGGGAATGCTGGAAGGATTGCTTTGGGAGTTGCTAAAAGCGGGACATAATCAGGCGGAATTAAACCTGTGTACGTCTACTGCGATGGTGAAGGCGTTGACTGAGCATGGCATTGAACGAGTAGATTTGTGGCAGCGGGGTGTGGATACAGAAATGTTTCAGCCCCATTTAGCCAATCAGGAAATGCGATCGCGCCTGACCCAGGGCAATCCTGATAGCCCTTTGCTCCTGTATGTAGGGCGACTTTCTGCTGAGAAAGAAATTGAGCGGATCAAGCCTGTATTGGAATCGATTCCCAACGCTCGCCTGGCTCTAGTTGGTGATGGGCCCAATCGCCAAAATTTAGAGAACCATTTTGCCGGAACGCCTACCCATTTTGTCGGCTACCTGCAAGGGTTGGAATTAGGAGCAGCTTTTGCCTCAGCAGATGCCTTTGTGTTTCCCTCTCGCACGGAAACCCTGGGGTTGGTATTGCTGGAAGCGATGGCAGCCGGATGCCCGGTGATTGCAGCCCGTTCTGGTGGCATTCCCGATATTGTGGAGGATGGCGTGAATGGGTTCTTGTTTGACCCAATCGATGAAAATGGGGCGATCGCAGCAACTCAACGCCTGTTTGCTAATCCAAACGAACGTGAAACCCTGCGCCGCAATGCTCGTCGTGAAGCTGAACGCTGGAGTTGGTCAGCGGCGACCCAACAACTGCGAAATTATTATCGTGCCGTTTTAGATTCACGCATCATGCCTGCGGCGGCTTAG
- a CDS encoding hypothetical protein (IMG reference gene:2510097590): protein MLSSPNLRRLLCHLTNDTLVLNSVGKPMREDDYDHSSSTGWFGGLLWMLSGGAVAALLMVGFSNFQWGDRLVSAFNSLLTPAQPEPKVDVRSLVLQQVKESSELTTAAFTMQAVVPTEQDAAVGGFVFGKTKLLYIAHGEVKAGVDLSQITAEHIQVTGDAIRIQLPPAQVLDQKIDVNRSQVYDYNRGMLGLGPDVGPELQAMAQQEALKKITAAACEEGILQKASDRAKFVVTQFLNTAGYKTVTIEPSPSTPEACTGQMLEPLTSN from the coding sequence ATGCTATCAAGCCCCAACCTAAGACGCCTGCTCTGTCATCTAACTAATGATACATTAGTACTAAACTCTGTCGGTAAACCTATGAGAGAAGACGACTACGATCACTCATCGAGTACTGGTTGGTTCGGTGGGCTGCTGTGGATGTTGTCGGGTGGTGCGGTTGCTGCCCTGTTGATGGTTGGCTTCAGCAATTTTCAGTGGGGCGATCGCTTGGTTAGCGCCTTCAATAGTCTCCTGACCCCTGCTCAACCAGAACCAAAGGTAGACGTGCGATCGCTGGTGCTCCAGCAAGTGAAAGAATCCAGCGAACTTACAACGGCCGCTTTCACGATGCAAGCCGTTGTCCCCACAGAGCAAGATGCAGCCGTGGGCGGATTCGTTTTTGGGAAAACTAAACTGCTTTATATTGCGCATGGGGAAGTGAAAGCTGGTGTGGACTTAAGCCAGATCACAGCAGAGCATATACAGGTTACAGGGGATGCAATTCGCATACAACTACCCCCAGCCCAGGTGCTAGACCAGAAAATTGATGTTAATCGTTCCCAAGTGTATGACTACAATCGGGGGATGCTAGGGTTGGGACCAGATGTAGGACCTGAGTTGCAGGCAATGGCACAGCAGGAAGCGCTCAAGAAAATTACGGCGGCAGCCTGTGAAGAAGGGATTTTGCAAAAAGCTAGCGATCGTGCCAAATTTGTTGTAACTCAGTTCCTCAACACGGCTGGCTATAAAACAGTGACCATTGAACCTTCCCCCTCTACACCGGAAGCCTGCACTGGGCAGATGCTTGAACCGTTGACCTCAAATTGA